From Thermoflavifilum aggregans, a single genomic window includes:
- a CDS encoding MDR family MFS transporter has protein sequence MIGFKDRQMGIAHSKRWILAALMLTMSLAAMDTTIVSTAIPEIVGDLGGFASFSWVFSIYLLAQTVTIPIYGKLADMKGRKPVLLWGIIVFLMGSAASGFAWDMLALIIFRGLQGLGAGSIMASVNTLAADLYDIRERARVQGWLSSVWGIAAIVGPAMGGALVEYASWRWIFFINLPIGLLALFLLIVFLHEQKPARKHRIDIPGAVLIFLSASLLILALLEGGQAWPWISLAGIGFLVLAFLLMFVVYVVERRAQEPIMPIWVWKHRTIAGSNLSMILMGAIMMGPSMFLPLYVQSALAGSAMLAGFILASSSIGWPAASAYSGRLYLSIGFRNAAWIGAVLICCSALLFLFLPFPATHKQITIHTANTWLLFADQILLGAGFGLLSTPLLVGVQSMVPWQQRGVVTGNNIFSRYLGQTVGAALMGGIFNRSLHHYAFQNINQIPSSLRNEFDTLLHHLLQGHVPASLLHGLRKSLYMATSSVYGVMALLAFIIIVVLLFTPAHFPVLDENVAREGTTPTA, from the coding sequence ATGATCGGATTCAAGGACAGGCAGATGGGTATCGCTCATTCCAAACGTTGGATTCTGGCTGCCTTGATGTTAACCATGTCGCTGGCAGCTATGGACACAACCATTGTGTCGACGGCCATTCCTGAGATTGTTGGTGATCTGGGTGGATTTGCCTCCTTTAGTTGGGTTTTTTCCATTTACCTGCTTGCACAAACCGTTACTATTCCCATTTACGGGAAGCTGGCCGACATGAAAGGCCGCAAGCCGGTGTTATTGTGGGGTATTATTGTATTTCTGATGGGTTCAGCTGCATCGGGTTTTGCCTGGGATATGCTCGCCCTGATTATATTTCGCGGGTTACAGGGTTTGGGTGCAGGCTCCATCATGGCTAGCGTCAACACCCTGGCGGCCGACCTATATGATATCCGCGAGCGTGCCCGCGTGCAGGGATGGCTATCCAGCGTATGGGGTATCGCTGCTATTGTAGGACCAGCCATGGGTGGGGCTTTGGTAGAATATGCTTCGTGGCGATGGATTTTTTTCATCAACCTGCCTATTGGTTTGCTGGCTTTGTTTCTGCTGATTGTATTTCTGCATGAACAGAAACCTGCTCGCAAACATCGCATTGATATTCCTGGTGCTGTTTTGATATTTTTAAGTGCTTCATTGCTGATCCTTGCTTTGCTGGAAGGCGGGCAAGCGTGGCCATGGATTTCTTTAGCCGGTATAGGGTTTTTGGTGCTGGCTTTTCTGCTGATGTTTGTTGTTTATGTAGTGGAACGCAGAGCTCAGGAACCCATCATGCCGATATGGGTGTGGAAACACCGCACTATAGCCGGTTCCAACCTGAGCATGATTTTAATGGGTGCCATTATGATGGGCCCTAGTATGTTTCTTCCTTTGTATGTACAGTCAGCACTGGCTGGAAGTGCTATGCTGGCGGGATTTATCCTGGCAAGTTCCAGCATTGGCTGGCCTGCGGCATCAGCCTATTCCGGACGCTTATATTTATCCATCGGTTTTCGCAATGCTGCATGGATCGGTGCTGTGCTGATCTGCTGCAGTGCACTGCTGTTTTTGTTTTTACCTTTCCCTGCAACCCATAAGCAAATAACTATCCACACAGCAAATACTTGGTTATTGTTTGCCGACCAGATCCTGCTGGGTGCCGGCTTTGGCTTGCTATCCACTCCTTTGCTGGTGGGTGTGCAATCCATGGTTCCCTGGCAACAGCGTGGTGTAGTAACCGGTAACAATATCTTTTCGAGATATCTGGGACAAACTGTTGGTGCAGCCTTGATGGGTGGCATATTCAACAGAAGCCTGCACCATTATGCCTTTCAGAACATCAATCAGATTCCATCTTCACTCAGAAATGAATTTGATACCTTGTTGCATCATCTGCTGCAGGGCCATGTGCCGGCCAGCCTGCTGCATGGCCTGCGTAAAAGCCTATACATGGCTACCAGCAGCGTATATGGTGTAATGGCACTTCTGGCTTTCATCATCATTGTTGTGCTGCTTTTCACGCCAGCTCATTTTCCTGTGCTGGACGAAAATGTAGCTCGTGAAGGAACTACCCCTACAGCCTAA
- the icd gene encoding NADP-dependent isocitrate dehydrogenase — protein sequence MAEKVTMVNGKLQVPDEPIIPFIEGDGIGPDIWKATVRVINAAVEKTYHGKRKIQWKEILAGEKAYHATGEWLPQETLEACKTYLIAIKGPLTTPVGEGFRSLNVTLRQELDLYACVRPVKWYPNVPSPLVHPEKVNMVIFRENTEDVYAGIEYRAHSPESGRLIQFLGKELQAPSLSDDTALGIKIISEHGSKRLVRAAIQYALLHRLPSVTLVHKGNIMKYTEGAFRQWGYEVAEQEFAEHTFTWLQYERIKKERNHEAADQAMKIAAAQGKVIIKDIIADNFLQQLLLNPQDFSVIATMNLNGDYISDAAAAAVGGIGIAPGANINYDTGHAIFEATHGTAPQFANTDSMNPSSLILSAVMMLEYMGWNEAARAIVRGLSTAIMRKKVTIDFYKQMSDATLVHTSEFATEIIRHLDDTRGATAF from the coding sequence ATGGCAGAAAAAGTTACAATGGTAAATGGCAAACTGCAGGTGCCCGATGAGCCCATCATTCCCTTTATTGAAGGCGACGGCATAGGTCCGGATATCTGGAAAGCTACCGTGCGGGTGATCAATGCAGCTGTAGAAAAAACATATCATGGCAAAAGGAAAATTCAATGGAAAGAAATATTGGCTGGTGAAAAAGCCTATCACGCCACGGGTGAATGGCTGCCACAGGAAACTTTAGAGGCGTGCAAGACTTATTTAATTGCCATCAAAGGGCCGCTGACAACCCCTGTCGGCGAAGGTTTCCGTTCACTGAACGTTACATTGCGACAGGAGCTGGATTTATATGCCTGTGTGCGTCCGGTGAAATGGTATCCGAATGTACCTTCTCCGCTTGTTCATCCGGAAAAGGTGAATATGGTAATCTTCCGCGAAAACACGGAGGATGTGTACGCCGGTATTGAATACCGGGCTCATTCGCCGGAATCCGGACGATTGATACAATTTCTGGGAAAGGAATTGCAGGCTCCATCGCTCAGCGATGATACAGCCCTGGGCATTAAAATTATTTCCGAACACGGTTCCAAACGATTGGTACGCGCAGCCATTCAATATGCGCTTCTGCATCGCTTGCCATCGGTAACCCTGGTGCATAAAGGCAATATCATGAAATACACCGAAGGAGCTTTCCGGCAATGGGGCTATGAAGTAGCTGAACAGGAATTTGCAGAGCATACATTTACCTGGCTGCAATATGAACGCATCAAAAAGGAACGAAACCACGAAGCAGCTGATCAGGCCATGAAGATAGCTGCTGCACAGGGCAAGGTGATCATCAAGGATATCATTGCAGATAATTTTTTGCAACAGCTGTTGCTGAATCCTCAGGATTTTTCGGTGATTGCCACCATGAATCTGAACGGAGATTATATCAGTGATGCAGCAGCTGCCGCTGTGGGTGGCATTGGCATTGCTCCCGGTGCCAATATCAATTATGATACCGGTCATGCCATATTCGAAGCTACGCATGGCACAGCTCCGCAATTTGCCAACACCGATAGCATGAATCCATCATCCCTGATATTGAGCGCGGTGATGATGCTGGAATATATGGGTTGGAATGAAGCTGCTCGAGCCATTGTCCGTGGCCTTTCCACGGCGATCATGCGGAAAAAGGTAACAATCGATTTTTATAAACAAATGTCAGACGCCACCCTGGTGCATACCAGTGAATTTGCCACAGAAATCATCCGCCATCTGGATGATACCCGCGGTGCTACTGCATTTTAA